A genomic stretch from Mesoplodon densirostris isolate mMesDen1 chromosome 3, mMesDen1 primary haplotype, whole genome shotgun sequence includes:
- the LOC132485334 gene encoding LOW QUALITY PROTEIN: high mobility group protein B1-like (The sequence of the model RefSeq protein was modified relative to this genomic sequence to represent the inferred CDS: substituted 1 base at 1 genomic stop codon), with translation MGKGDPKKPRGTMSSYVFFVQTYREEHKKKHLDASVNFSEFSKKCSERWKTMSAKEKGKFEDMAKADKAHFEREMKTYIPPKGETKKKFKDPNASKRPPSAFFLFCSEYRPKIKGEHSGLYIGDVAKKLGEMWNNTAASDKQPCEKKAAKLKEKYEKDIAAYXAKGKPDAAKKGVVKAEKSKKKKEEEEDEEDEDEEEEEDEEDEEEEEDDDE, from the coding sequence ATGGGCAAAGGAGATCCTAAGAAGCCGAGAGGCACAATGTCATCATATGTATTCTTTGTGCAAACTTACCGGGAGGAGCACAAGAAGAAGCACCTAGATGCTTCCGTCAACTTCTCAGAGTTTTCTAAGAAGTGCTCAGAGAGGTGGAAGACCATGTCtgctaaagagaaaggaaagtttgAAGACATGGCAAAGGCGGACAAGGCccattttgaaagagaaatgaaaacttatatcccTCCTAAaggggaaacaaaaaagaagttcAAGGATCCCAATGCATCCAAGAGGCCTCCTTCggcctttttcttgttttgttctgagtatcgtccaaaaatcaaAGGAGAACATTCTGGCCTATACATTGGTGATGTTGCAAAGAAACTGGGAGAGATGTGGAATAACACTGCTGCAAGTGACAAGCAGCCTTGTGAGAAAAAGGCTGCTAAACTGAAGGAAAAGTACGAAAAGGATATTGCTGCATACTGAGCTAAAGGGAAGCCTGATGCAGCAAAAAAGGGAGTTGTCAAGGctgaaaaaagcaagaaaaagaaggaagaggaggaagatgaggaagatgaggatgaggaggaggaggaagatgaagaggatgaagaggaagaagaagatgatgatgaatAA